The following is a genomic window from Actinomycetota bacterium.
GTCGCCCTCGGCCCCCGACACCGGCCGGGCCCCTTGGGCGACCGCACGCGCCAAAGCATTTGGCTCCGCCATGCCGGACACCTACCCGCTCGTGGCGCCTGCCGAACTTCAGCCTCCGGCCTGCGGGTGGTCCGGGTTCGGCTGTGCGTGTAGAAGCGGACAGATCCGGCCGGGTCGCGCCTCGAAGCGCCGGGCTTAGGACCTACGGGATCGACAGGGGGGTCACGCGGTACCCGGTGGTCTGGTTGGAGCTGAAATACATGGATCCCGACCCGGGCGACTGCGTCTCGATCCAGTTGCACACGATCCCCGACCCGATCGCGGCGCGGGAGACACTGGAAGACTCATGCCTCGACAGGTCGGCCGAGGGGTATGTGGGGCTGGGATTCGCGCTGGCGGACACAGCCGTATCGCCGGAGGCCACCGACGCGTAGGGCCGGTACGGAGAGCCGTACGCGTACACCCGGGGATAGGGGTCTGACCCGCTGTACGTGTCGGTTGCCCTCGCGGTGGCGCTCACCGTGCAGGTCTCGTTCTCGCCGCTGAGCTCGATGTTGAAGGTCGCGGTACCGGCGGTGGCGTCCATCGAGAACTCAGCCGCGTCAGCAGGTCCGCTGAAGGTCTCGCTGTAGGCGTCCTGGCAGTCCTGGCCGGAGGCGTTGCATGTTCTGACCGAGCGGGAGGCCGAGACGCTCCGTGACTCGTAGCCGCCGTAGCGCTGGATCCGGCCGCACAGTTGAATGGAGCCCTGTTCGGCCCCCTGGTAGTCGTACCAGTACAGACACATGCTGCTGCTGGACCCCCCGTACTGGTACTCGCTCACGGGAGCGGCGCCGGCAGGGACCGGTGCAGAGAACAGAACCGCCGCAACGGCGAGAGTCCCGATGAGTCCACGCATTGTCGTATCTCCGGTTGCATCTGGATAGGCCTGTCGCATTGTTCGACGCTCCCCGGCTGTTTCCTCCCCAGGCTCCAGGGCGGCCCATAGGATCCCTGGATGCCACAGGAACGCTTTGCCGCGCAGTTCGACGCCAACCGGCTCCTCTGGGACGCGCGCGTCCCGGTCCACCTCGCCACCTATGGGTCGGTTGGCACTGTCCGGCGCGGGGGCCTCAGCATCGGCCCCCCGGCCATCGACGAGATCGGACCGGTCGAGGGCAAGGACCTGCTGCACCTGCAATGCCACTTCGGGCTCGACACGATCTCCCTCGCCCGCCTCGGCGCCCGGGTCACCGGCGTGGACCTGTCCCCGGAGTCGATCCGCGCGGCGCGGGAGCTCGCCGCTGAGCTGGGGGTCGAAGCCGCGTTCGTAGAGGCCAACGTGTACGACGTCCCGGACGTCGTCCCGGACCGGTTCGACTACGTCTTCACCTCCATCGGCGTGCTGTGGTGGCTCCCGGACCTGCTGCGTTGGGCACAGGTCGTAGCCTCGATGCTGCGGCCCGGCGG
Proteins encoded in this region:
- a CDS encoding class I SAM-dependent methyltransferase, encoding MPQERFAAQFDANRLLWDARVPVHLATYGSVGTVRRGGLSIGPPAIDEIGPVEGKDLLHLQCHFGLDTISLARLGARVTGVDLSPESIRAARELAAELGVEAAFVEANVYDVPDVVPDRFDYVFTSIGVLWWLPDLLRWAQVVASMLRPGGTFYICEIHPVASSLEVREGRFVLTHDYFGSGEPLRFETDRTYTDPDVEVEPNVEYGWEHPLSEVVNSLLQAGLRIEFLNEHPFSAYRNWPELEEDESGWRLPGAPPAPLLFSLRATAP